From one Pontibacillus sp. HMF3514 genomic stretch:
- a CDS encoding anti-sigma factor produces the protein MRNNCDLLIDYFNGQLTKEEEEAFEQHLETCSDCKEELAELREMTEDLPFASEPVEPTEGMKNRVLSGVFGEENTEDELQESSSTTHSAAPSYRKEESENELASRYTRKQPRGIKPWMVTTLAAALMLSLIGNMYAFLQEPETTKPDPEEESIDQVVRRVTLQGKTSGKATASIIKQNENQILSVDAQNLQQLEGEEVYQVWLLEGETPYRAGSFVANQNGEGAVSFSMDQLPNDKTWDMIAISKEPDATSKKPRGNIVLSTKF, from the coding sequence ATGCGTAACAACTGTGATCTGTTAATTGATTATTTTAATGGTCAACTTACAAAAGAAGAAGAAGAAGCTTTTGAACAACATTTAGAAACATGTTCGGATTGTAAGGAAGAATTAGCCGAACTTCGAGAAATGACAGAAGATCTACCTTTTGCTTCGGAACCTGTAGAACCAACTGAAGGAATGAAGAATCGTGTTTTAAGTGGCGTTTTCGGTGAAGAAAACACAGAAGATGAACTTCAAGAAAGCTCATCAACTACTCATTCAGCAGCCCCTTCATATCGCAAAGAGGAATCTGAAAATGAATTAGCATCGCGCTACACTCGAAAACAGCCAAGAGGAATAAAACCATGGATGGTTACAACGCTAGCTGCTGCGTTAATGTTATCGCTTATTGGAAATATGTACGCCTTTTTACAAGAGCCCGAAACAACGAAACCTGATCCAGAAGAAGAATCAATCGATCAAGTTGTTCGTCGTGTTACGCTACAAGGTAAAACCTCTGGCAAAGCAACTGCTTCTATTATTAAACAAAATGAAAATCAAATCTTATCTGTTGATGCCCAAAACCTTCAACAACTAGAGGGAGAAGAGGTTTATCAGGTATGGTTGCTTGAAGGAGAAACCCCTTATCGCGCTGGAAGCTTTGTTGCGAATCAAAACGGTGAAGGTGCTGTCTCCTTTTCGATGGATCAACTCCCTAATGATAAAACATGGGATATGATCGCTATATCTAAAGAACCAGATGCAACAAGTAAAAAGCCACGAGGAAATATTGTTTTAAGCACTAAGTTTTAA
- a CDS encoding putative metalloprotease CJM1_0395 family protein codes for MNSVQGNPQHAVYNSIVRSSNHSVQNQFDSNHSHKNVPSSNSERVALDTEKKDLHYGEQLSPEQKRQISELKAVEQKVKAHEQAHRSVGGKFAGGISYDFQKGPDGQEYIIGGEVPVQMPKSEDPEETIQAMEQVRRAALSPANPSSQDMQVASKASQAILEAQSEMKSKENKNADEQHHEDIRNQAIQKYQQQQGAFMRKPQTIFDQSA; via the coding sequence ATGAATTCGGTTCAAGGAAATCCCCAACATGCCGTCTACAATTCTATCGTTCGTAGCAGTAACCATTCTGTCCAAAATCAATTTGATTCAAACCATAGTCATAAGAATGTCCCTTCGTCTAATTCAGAGAGGGTAGCTTTAGATACGGAAAAGAAAGATCTTCACTACGGTGAACAGCTTTCGCCAGAGCAAAAAAGACAAATTTCGGAGCTGAAGGCTGTAGAACAAAAAGTTAAAGCTCATGAACAAGCTCACCGATCAGTTGGTGGGAAATTCGCAGGTGGAATTAGTTATGATTTTCAGAAAGGGCCAGATGGTCAAGAGTATATAATAGGTGGAGAAGTGCCTGTTCAAATGCCGAAAAGTGAAGACCCTGAGGAAACCATTCAGGCTATGGAGCAAGTCCGTCGTGCTGCATTATCTCCTGCAAACCCATCTTCACAAGACATGCAAGTAGCATCAAAGGCTTCTCAAGCTATTTTAGAAGCTCAATCTGAAATGAAGAGTAAAGAGAATAAGAATGCGGATGAACAACACCATGAAGATATTCGAAACCAGGCCATTCAAAAATATCAACAACAGCAAGGAGCATTTATGAGAAAGCCTCAGACAATATTTGATCAGTCAGCCTAG
- a CDS encoding AI-2E family transporter — translation MYQKRWFQTLIVITLVLLIFLLFRETQYMFHPIYTYIGAISLPFIIGGLLYYISRPLMHILEAYKIPRIAAILIIFVLFILLIYLVITYIAPIAQEQFTRFIDSTDEWSLEIQSIIESWQNNQVIIPDQFAEPVDNATDSLINFAKDFAVGLPNFIFTLIAQIVQFVFLLVLVPFFLFYMLKDGDKLQPFLTQFFKEKRAKSLGRLLKRMDHTLSAFIQGQLTVSLCVGVLLYIGYVIIGLPYSLSLALFGMLTNVIPFAGPYLAVVPAILVAFFQDPMMVLYVIIIMIIAQQIEGNLISPNIMGKALQIHPLTIITLILAAGSIAGFIGLLFAIPFYAIVKTVVAHFYEEAFHSKEI, via the coding sequence ATGTATCAAAAGCGTTGGTTTCAAACATTAATCGTTATAACCCTAGTACTATTAATCTTTTTACTATTTCGCGAGACACAATATATGTTCCATCCGATCTATACATATATCGGAGCAATTTCGTTACCGTTTATCATAGGTGGGTTACTCTACTACATTTCACGCCCCCTTATGCATATCCTAGAAGCGTATAAAATACCAAGAATTGCAGCGATATTAATTATATTTGTGCTGTTCATTCTGTTAATTTACCTAGTTATCACTTATATTGCTCCAATTGCTCAAGAGCAGTTCACTCGCTTCATAGATAGCACAGATGAATGGTCCTTAGAAATTCAATCCATTATTGAATCATGGCAGAATAATCAAGTCATTATCCCAGATCAGTTTGCTGAACCAGTTGATAATGCAACTGATTCTTTAATAAATTTTGCAAAGGATTTTGCAGTTGGTTTACCAAACTTTATTTTTACACTCATTGCCCAAATTGTGCAGTTTGTTTTCCTATTAGTGCTTGTTCCATTCTTTTTATTCTATATGCTGAAAGACGGGGACAAACTCCAACCATTTTTAACTCAATTCTTTAAGGAGAAAAGAGCGAAAAGTCTAGGTCGACTATTAAAAAGAATGGACCACACATTATCTGCTTTTATACAGGGCCAACTAACTGTTAGTTTATGTGTCGGTGTACTCTTGTATATTGGTTATGTCATTATTGGACTTCCTTATTCTTTATCACTGGCCTTATTCGGTATGCTAACAAACGTAATACCATTTGCGGGGCCATACTTAGCCGTCGTACCGGCAATTTTAGTTGCATTTTTCCAAGATCCAATGATGGTATTATACGTAATTATCATCATGATCATAGCCCAACAAATTGAAGGAAATCTTATATCTCCTAATATCATGGGGAAAGCACTTCAAATACACCCGCTTACGATCATTACACTTATATTAGCAGCAGGGAGTATTGCTGGTTTTATAGGACTTCTATTCGCCATACCGTTTTACGCAATTGTCAAAACAGTTGTGGCTCACTTTTATGAAGAAGCATTTCATTCAAAAGAAATTTAA
- a CDS encoding GNAT family N-acetyltransferase, translated as MKLYQNVGWWAERKEDEIQVILERTISVGAWIDDELVGFARAVTDGKYRAYVEDVVVHHQYRHKDIGSQIIERLLHELQHIDIISLFCDETLIPFYEKTGFRSSSSQYVLHRTKK; from the coding sequence ATGAAGTTATACCAAAATGTTGGCTGGTGGGCAGAGAGGAAAGAAGACGAAATACAAGTAATACTTGAGAGAACGATCTCAGTAGGTGCATGGATTGATGATGAATTAGTTGGATTTGCTAGAGCTGTAACAGATGGAAAGTATCGAGCCTATGTTGAGGATGTTGTCGTCCATCATCAATATCGGCACAAAGATATTGGGAGTCAGATTATTGAACGTTTGCTACATGAATTACAGCATATCGATATTATTAGCTTATTTTGTGACGAAACGTTGATTCCATTTTATGAAAAGACGGGGTTTCGAAGTAGTTCATCTCAGTATGTCTTACATCGTACAAAGAAGTGA
- a CDS encoding serine hydrolase, translated as MNKLIEQFNIQPGTWGLSVHSVQNPGISIQVNELESYPLASAGKVVIGYSIAKLVEKGVVTWEDVVSEVKVDPDEDTQQLYPHWQRRNTLQLGQVVEGMIACHDRDLAKCCARRLGGFQRIQPQLEMDFRSIHITENPSDEEHRGQLVEIAQLVQSIYTGYQHDPDTWEPVIQGMVRMQDKHVRIPYHHQVNMTGGLSDSLIEINILGAFQENPYIVVVAAKGLENRDEADRFVDDIMLPLYNMWKGKQEG; from the coding sequence GTGAATAAACTTATAGAACAATTTAATATACAACCTGGGACATGGGGATTATCTGTTCACTCTGTGCAAAATCCAGGTATATCTATACAAGTTAACGAGTTAGAGTCGTATCCACTCGCATCAGCCGGAAAGGTAGTGATAGGGTACAGCATCGCTAAATTAGTAGAGAAAGGAGTAGTGACCTGGGAAGACGTTGTGTCAGAAGTGAAAGTGGATCCTGATGAAGATACTCAACAACTTTATCCACACTGGCAAAGGCGTAATACATTGCAGCTGGGACAAGTTGTGGAAGGAATGATTGCTTGCCATGATCGTGATTTAGCGAAATGTTGTGCTCGTAGATTGGGAGGGTTTCAACGAATTCAACCTCAACTCGAAATGGATTTTAGGAGTATTCATATTACAGAGAATCCGAGTGATGAGGAACACCGTGGACAACTTGTGGAGATTGCGCAGCTGGTTCAATCCATTTACACCGGTTATCAACATGACCCAGATACTTGGGAACCTGTTATTCAGGGCATGGTACGGATGCAAGACAAGCATGTGAGGATTCCTTATCATCATCAAGTCAACATGACAGGCGGATTATCTGACTCGTTAATTGAAATAAATATATTAGGCGCTTTTCAAGAGAATCCCTACATTGTGGTGGTCGCTGCAAAAGGTTTAGAGAACAGAGACGAAGCGGATCGTTTTGTAGATGATATCATGCTCCCTCTTTATAACATGTGGAAGGGAAAACAAGAAGGATGA
- a CDS encoding alpha/beta fold hydrolase, with the protein MSYIVQRSEKGGDQLKWKKVMVEAERGTFEVFVKGEGPPLCVSHLYAQYNESGDLFADCFTRTNTVFLVNLRGTGESERAVHAYQFSLLETVFDLESIRHALGYKTWGFAGHSTGGMIGLMYGAYASTSLKNLIIVGSAAREYFSNSPQCIYNEEHPQYQHMQELIEKLKDPNLSKDERDKIKIQRTKLSLFRPENYDEYFTADVQKGMAVERMNFFAREVHTYDITKKLSYITTPTLILCGKHDVQCPVEYSVEMNALIENSKLIIFHESNHYPFLEEQVLYQKEVDTFLASV; encoded by the coding sequence ATGTCTTACATCGTACAAAGAAGTGAAAAAGGAGGTGATCAGTTGAAGTGGAAAAAGGTTATGGTTGAAGCTGAACGTGGGACTTTTGAGGTTTTTGTAAAAGGAGAAGGACCACCTTTGTGTGTATCTCATTTATATGCCCAATATAACGAGAGTGGGGATCTCTTTGCTGATTGTTTTACAAGAACGAATACAGTATTCTTGGTTAATTTGAGAGGGACAGGTGAGTCAGAACGTGCAGTTCACGCCTATCAATTTAGTCTTCTGGAAACGGTGTTTGATCTGGAATCCATTCGGCATGCATTAGGATACAAAACTTGGGGATTTGCAGGTCATTCGACAGGGGGCATGATTGGCCTTATGTATGGGGCGTACGCTTCTACCTCACTTAAAAACTTAATCATCGTTGGATCAGCTGCACGAGAGTATTTCTCTAACTCCCCACAGTGCATATATAATGAAGAGCACCCTCAGTATCAACATATGCAAGAGCTAATTGAAAAACTAAAAGATCCTAATCTATCAAAGGATGAACGAGATAAAATAAAGATACAAAGAACTAAGTTATCCTTATTTAGACCGGAGAATTATGATGAATACTTCACAGCTGACGTGCAAAAAGGCATGGCTGTTGAACGGATGAACTTTTTTGCTCGTGAGGTACATACGTATGATATTACGAAAAAGTTATCCTATATTACCACACCTACTCTGATCTTGTGCGGAAAACATGATGTCCAATGTCCAGTAGAATATTCTGTTGAAATGAATGCGCTTATAGAGAATTCTAAACTAATCATATTTCATGAGAGTAACCATTACCCATTCTTAGAAGAACAAGTTTTATATCAAAAAGAGGTCGATACGTTTCTAGCTTCAGTATAA
- a CDS encoding EAL and HDOD domain-containing protein, with amino-acid sequence MEVYVARQPILNNKCEVFAYELLYRGSKENNYFPQIDGDEATADVVFNSYFNIGLEQISEGKSVFVNFTENLLKSELPLCFPPDTLVIEVLENIKPTKEIIQICKVLKKRGFRIALDDYILNEDHPHTYELLENADIIKVDIQATSDELQRRMFEKLAPYELEWLAEKVETYEEYQACVRKGFTYFQGYFFSKPVILTSYDVSIYPFHHLELIKELSQEEPNIKKIAQKVEMDVALSFKLLQLINSASYRRIEPIKSIEQAIVLLGLKEVKKWAYVLTLRELKNQNNKVPSEVIKLSFMRAKMGELIANQFGQKQESSSYFLTGMLSCIDTFMYRPLNDILNDLPLHEEIKDAIKGKPNSYRAVLELSQLVEQGKWDQIEMKSNELGISMEDVFQYYKDSLEWTQTIMETFYKKDKSLNSM; translated from the coding sequence GTGGAAGTTTATGTTGCTAGGCAACCGATTTTAAACAACAAGTGTGAAGTGTTTGCCTATGAGCTCTTATACCGTGGTAGTAAAGAGAATAACTATTTTCCTCAAATAGATGGGGATGAGGCAACAGCTGATGTTGTATTTAATAGTTACTTTAATATTGGTTTAGAGCAAATTTCAGAAGGTAAAAGTGTTTTTGTTAATTTCACCGAGAACTTACTTAAAAGTGAACTTCCATTATGTTTTCCTCCAGACACACTTGTGATCGAAGTATTAGAAAATATCAAACCTACTAAAGAAATTATTCAAATATGTAAGGTGTTAAAAAAGAGAGGATTTCGAATCGCTCTTGATGACTATATTCTTAATGAAGACCATCCTCATACTTACGAATTATTGGAGAATGCAGATATTATTAAAGTGGATATTCAAGCAACCTCTGATGAATTACAAAGGAGGATGTTTGAAAAGCTAGCACCATATGAATTGGAATGGTTAGCAGAGAAAGTGGAGACCTACGAAGAGTATCAAGCATGTGTCCGAAAAGGGTTCACATACTTTCAAGGGTATTTCTTCAGTAAACCAGTTATCTTAACCTCATATGATGTATCGATTTATCCATTTCACCATTTAGAACTAATTAAAGAACTCTCACAAGAAGAACCCAACATAAAAAAGATCGCTCAAAAAGTTGAGATGGATGTGGCTTTATCTTTCAAACTATTACAGCTTATTAATTCTGCATCATATCGTCGCATAGAACCTATAAAATCCATAGAGCAAGCGATTGTGTTACTTGGATTAAAAGAAGTAAAGAAATGGGCTTACGTTTTAACACTAAGAGAATTAAAAAATCAGAATAATAAAGTTCCGAGCGAAGTCATAAAACTTAGTTTCATGAGAGCTAAAATGGGAGAACTTATTGCCAACCAATTTGGACAAAAACAAGAGAGTTCAAGCTACTTTTTAACAGGGATGTTATCGTGTATTGATACCTTTATGTATAGACCTTTAAATGACATATTAAATGATCTTCCATTGCATGAGGAAATTAAAGATGCAATTAAAGGGAAACCCAATTCGTATAGAGCAGTACTTGAATTAAGCCAACTTGTTGAACAAGGGAAATGGGACCAAATTGAAATGAAATCAAACGAATTAGGTATTTCTATGGAAGACGTGTTTCAATATTATAAAGATTCATTAGAATGGACTCAAACCATCATGGAAACCTTTTATAAAAAGGACAAATCGTTAAATAGTATGTAA
- a CDS encoding cytochrome ubiquinol oxidase subunit I, which translates to MDTVDLARALFGTSLGFHIIYATIGVGVPLMIIIAEVMYIIKKDKDYALMAKRWTKGFAILLAVAIASGTIVGVLMSLLFPGFMEIVGQVIALPFQIEIFAFLIEAVFMSIYLYAADRLPSWMRLVSIISVAIGAVGSAILITDAHAWMNTPAGFEMTANGEVINVDPWAAFFNPSFFVTATHVAVSAYMTVAFLIGSIAGLRLLRSSISSEERKYHQKSFMIAVYLGAFMSLATAINGHETAQMLHEYNPRKLAAAEGLFETTDYAPLSIGGWTSREKEEVIYAIEVPYALSFLAGNRFDTEVKGLNEYPEELWPPLYVHTLFNVMVGIGSVLIALSLFALFWRHVLKRDWPGWMLALFVAGGPLALIGIEAGWCFSCIGRQPYTIVNVLKTADAATKANNVGVLFVLFISLYLVLLFVTVFVMSFYFKRNPVQKELEQRGV; encoded by the coding sequence GTGGATACGGTGGATTTAGCCCGTGCGTTATTTGGTACATCGCTCGGTTTTCATATTATCTACGCCACAATTGGTGTAGGTGTTCCTCTCATGATTATCATTGCTGAGGTCATGTACATTATCAAAAAAGATAAGGACTATGCTTTAATGGCAAAACGTTGGACGAAAGGGTTCGCCATTCTTTTAGCAGTGGCCATCGCTTCAGGAACAATTGTCGGTGTATTAATGTCCTTACTGTTCCCTGGTTTCATGGAGATTGTCGGCCAAGTCATTGCATTACCTTTCCAAATAGAGATTTTTGCGTTTTTAATTGAAGCTGTATTTATGTCCATCTATTTGTATGCAGCTGATCGTTTACCTTCATGGATGAGACTTGTAAGCATAATCTCTGTAGCTATAGGAGCAGTTGGATCAGCTATATTGATCACGGATGCCCACGCTTGGATGAATACACCAGCGGGATTCGAGATGACAGCTAATGGTGAAGTGATAAACGTAGATCCTTGGGCAGCTTTTTTCAATCCTAGCTTTTTTGTTACAGCTACCCATGTAGCTGTATCTGCATATATGACAGTTGCATTCTTAATTGGGTCAATAGCTGGCTTACGATTATTACGTTCTAGTATTTCTTCTGAAGAACGAAAGTACCATCAAAAAAGTTTTATGATCGCGGTTTATCTAGGGGCTTTCATGTCCCTTGCCACAGCCATTAATGGACACGAAACTGCTCAAATGCTTCATGAGTATAACCCAAGAAAACTAGCAGCTGCCGAGGGATTATTTGAGACAACAGACTATGCCCCTTTATCCATTGGAGGTTGGACTTCCAGAGAAAAAGAAGAGGTTATTTATGCTATAGAAGTTCCATATGCACTAAGCTTTTTAGCTGGAAACCGCTTTGATACAGAAGTAAAAGGCTTAAATGAATATCCTGAAGAACTTTGGCCACCTTTATATGTCCATACATTGTTTAATGTGATGGTAGGGATCGGCAGTGTACTTATTGCCTTATCTCTATTTGCACTCTTCTGGCGTCATGTCTTGAAAAGGGATTGGCCTGGTTGGATGCTCGCCCTTTTTGTTGCAGGAGGTCCACTTGCACTAATCGGGATTGAGGCAGGTTGGTGTTTCAGTTGTATCGGCAGACAGCCTTACACGATCGTGAACGTATTAAAAACGGCCGATGCAGCAACCAAAGCGAATAATGTAGGGGTTTTGTTTGTACTATTTATATCTCTTTACCTAGTGCTGTTATTCGTAACGGTCTTTGTTATGTCATTTTATTTCAAACGAAACCCTGTACAAAAAGAATTAGAGCAACGAGGAGTGTGA
- a CDS encoding SE1561 family protein, with product MGKATNDRSSQMNYLQNRIQMLQQVIESMDGEEAEPSDLDRLLSMIEDLRLKVERYKKDWEEGRS from the coding sequence ATGGGGAAGGCAACAAATGATCGTTCATCACAAATGAACTATCTTCAAAACCGAATCCAAATGCTACAGCAAGTCATTGAATCCATGGATGGAGAGGAAGCTGAACCATCTGATCTCGATCGTTTGTTAAGCATGATAGAGGATCTTAGATTAAAAGTTGAGCGGTATAAGAAGGATTGGGAGGAAGGTCGTTCATGA
- a CDS encoding cytochrome d ubiquinol oxidase subunit II: MEESLIAVTILWSFLFVYSMLGSLDFGSGFWGMVYGKNQNTNASAIANRFLSPTWEVTNVFLVLLVVALVSFFPFATSMLGTLLLVPIGLGLILLTIRTTFMVFAHHVQKFGDMLRVTSGLTGLLIPALLVSILPITLGGFIEMENGYPKLMYGKLLSSSTTYMHILFGLSTELFLSALFLTDYAREAGDQSALRTYRMHTIWLGPVTMVIAVLTIFTMPSEASWLVDNVGENLYGFGMSITFFLIGYILLFLKKPNGEVGYTRWAVIAVILQYGFAIYAYGSAHLPYIVYPHLTISDGFTNPAMFYQLLIAYIIGLSILVPAFILFWRLFLKDKRYVKQE, encoded by the coding sequence GTGGAAGAATCTTTGATAGCAGTTACGATTCTATGGAGCTTTTTGTTTGTCTATTCCATGCTGGGATCACTTGATTTTGGATCAGGGTTCTGGGGAATGGTCTACGGAAAAAATCAAAACACAAACGCTTCTGCAATCGCCAATCGTTTTTTATCCCCAACTTGGGAAGTGACCAATGTGTTCCTTGTATTACTTGTTGTTGCTCTTGTGAGTTTCTTTCCATTTGCAACGTCTATGCTAGGAACACTTTTACTTGTGCCAATTGGATTAGGCTTGATTTTATTAACGATTCGTACGACCTTCATGGTTTTTGCCCATCATGTTCAGAAGTTTGGTGACATGCTCAGGGTTACTTCAGGACTGACTGGATTATTGATACCTGCATTACTTGTGAGTATCTTACCCATCACCCTAGGGGGATTTATAGAAATGGAGAACGGTTATCCAAAACTGATGTACGGAAAGCTATTGTCTAGCTCAACCACTTACATGCATATACTATTTGGCTTAAGTACGGAATTATTTTTATCTGCCTTGTTTTTAACAGATTATGCTCGTGAGGCAGGGGATCAGAGTGCGTTGAGAACATATCGTATGCACACGATTTGGCTCGGACCAGTAACCATGGTAATCGCAGTCTTAACTATATTCACTATGCCTAGTGAGGCCTCTTGGCTTGTGGATAATGTAGGGGAGAATTTATATGGATTCGGCATGTCCATCACGTTTTTCCTAATTGGTTACATCCTTCTATTTTTGAAAAAACCAAACGGAGAGGTCGGCTATACAAGGTGGGCAGTTATAGCTGTCATTCTTCAATACGGTTTTGCCATTTATGCATATGGCTCAGCACACTTACCCTATATAGTTTATCCCCACCTCACAATCAGTGATGGTTTTACAAATCCAGCAATGTTTTATCAACTATTGATTGCATATATTATCGGCCTTTCCATACTTGTTCCGGCTTTTATTTTATTCTGGAGACTCTTCCTTAAAGATAAACGATATGTAAAGCAAGAGTAG
- a CDS encoding phospho-sugar mutase: MNWKDTYQKWDQYQNLDPDLREQLTKISYNEKELEDAFYTNLTFGTGGMRGVLGPGTNRMNRYTVRKAAEGLAQYLEEYVEDAQQKGVALAYDSRYMSPQFALETAKVMGAHNILTYIFETLRPTPYLSFAVRYLGTAAGAMITASHNPPEYNGFKVYNEDGGQTPPEEADRIISYVNGVENELEINVLEQDELESKGLLTWIGDEVDQAYLEQLKGIVKNQAVIHEKADQLKIVFTPLHGTAYKPILDGLENLGFRNVSVVKEQAEPDPEFSTVESPNPEEHQAFQKAIELGKEEDADILIGTDPDADRLGVAVKDNQGEYIVLSGNQLGTLMLDYVLSQTKDLPKDAQMIKTIVTTEMGRAVADYYGVETLETLTGFKFIGEKMRQFDEQGEGSFMFGYEESYGYLIGDFVRDKDAVQAAMTACEMAAYWKSHGKTIIEALHTLFDRHGYYLEGLESMTLKGKDGSERIQKMMKYFRDYDETKMGPFSIETIEDYDTSVRTFMTDHSSEEIELPNANVIKFNLEQESWCCLRPSGTEPKIKCYFGVKTDSYEKSQDRLAQLKEDVVTKMKNI; this comes from the coding sequence ATGAACTGGAAAGATACATATCAAAAATGGGATCAGTATCAAAATTTAGATCCAGATTTAAGAGAGCAATTAACGAAAATTTCATATAATGAGAAAGAATTAGAAGATGCTTTCTATACTAACTTAACTTTTGGGACGGGTGGCATGCGAGGAGTATTAGGACCTGGAACAAATCGCATGAACCGTTATACCGTAAGAAAAGCGGCTGAAGGGTTAGCTCAATACTTAGAGGAGTATGTAGAGGATGCCCAGCAAAAAGGTGTTGCTTTAGCCTATGATTCACGTTATATGTCCCCTCAGTTTGCCTTAGAGACAGCTAAGGTAATGGGAGCGCATAACATTCTTACATACATATTTGAAACATTACGTCCGACACCTTATTTGTCTTTTGCTGTTCGTTACCTTGGTACAGCAGCTGGAGCTATGATTACGGCCAGCCATAACCCTCCAGAATATAATGGTTTCAAAGTATATAATGAAGACGGAGGGCAAACACCTCCGGAAGAAGCTGATCGGATAATTTCGTATGTAAATGGTGTGGAAAATGAACTAGAAATCAATGTTTTAGAGCAAGATGAACTTGAGAGTAAAGGGCTTCTCACATGGATCGGTGATGAAGTGGATCAAGCTTATCTTGAACAATTAAAAGGAATTGTAAAAAATCAAGCGGTTATTCATGAAAAAGCAGATCAGCTAAAGATCGTGTTTACTCCTCTACATGGCACTGCATACAAACCAATTTTAGATGGGTTGGAGAACTTAGGATTCCGTAATGTATCTGTTGTGAAGGAACAAGCTGAACCAGACCCAGAATTTTCAACAGTAGAGTCACCTAATCCTGAAGAGCATCAAGCCTTCCAAAAGGCTATTGAGCTTGGGAAAGAAGAGGACGCAGACATATTGATTGGCACTGATCCTGATGCTGATCGATTAGGTGTAGCTGTAAAGGATAACCAAGGTGAGTATATCGTATTATCAGGAAATCAACTTGGAACGTTAATGCTTGATTATGTGTTATCTCAAACGAAAGATCTCCCTAAAGATGCACAAATGATAAAAACCATTGTAACCACAGAAATGGGACGAGCGGTAGCGGACTATTATGGTGTGGAAACATTAGAAACCTTAACTGGGTTTAAGTTCATAGGTGAAAAAATGCGTCAATTCGATGAGCAAGGTGAAGGCTCATTCATGTTTGGATACGAGGAAAGCTATGGCTATTTAATAGGAGACTTTGTTCGCGATAAAGATGCTGTGCAAGCTGCAATGACAGCATGTGAAATGGCGGCATACTGGAAGTCACATGGGAAGACCATTATTGAAGCGCTCCACACTCTCTTTGACCGCCATGGATATTATCTAGAAGGACTAGAATCCATGACTCTTAAAGGGAAAGATGGTTCGGAAAGAATTCAAAAAATGATGAAGTACTTTCGTGATTATGATGAAACAAAAATGGGACCTTTTTCTATTGAGACCATAGAGGATTATGATACGAGTGTTCGAACTTTCATGACAGATCATAGTTCAGAGGAAATTGAGTTACCAAATGCCAATGTTATTAAATTTAATTTAGAACAGGAGAGCTGGTGTTGCTTACGCCCTTCTGGTACAGAACCAAAGATCAAATGCTATTTTGGAGTGAAAACAGATTCTTATGAGAAGAGTCAGGACCGTTTAGCTCAATTGAAAGAAGATGTTGTAACAAAAATGAAAAACATATAA
- a CDS encoding YitT family protein — translation MSYRIAVYLLGMLVNFFGVALLIKATLGAGFWTALFVGLSDLFGLTVGMWYAAFQLIFIFINAGLVKQTPEWKAIVPLVLESLILDFWLEIVLHNLSLSSAPFMVQFTFLVIGIGLSALGVAIYILPQLPRAPVDQLFLAISHRLKFSLRVSQTMVALTTSTTALLIGGPVGIGTALGVAFAGPIIQYCYVRGYPLYFQYHPHYQERFELSM, via the coding sequence ATGTCCTATCGTATTGCCGTATATCTTTTAGGTATGCTTGTGAACTTTTTTGGTGTTGCCCTGTTAATTAAAGCGACGTTAGGGGCAGGTTTTTGGACAGCTCTGTTTGTGGGGCTTTCAGATTTGTTCGGATTAACTGTTGGAATGTGGTATGCTGCATTTCAATTAATTTTTATATTTATCAATGCAGGGTTGGTAAAGCAAACGCCAGAATGGAAAGCGATTGTTCCATTAGTATTAGAAAGTCTGATATTAGACTTTTGGTTGGAAATTGTACTTCATAATTTAAGCTTATCCAGTGCTCCATTTATGGTTCAATTTACTTTTCTTGTTATAGGGATAGGGTTAAGTGCACTTGGTGTTGCCATTTATATTCTTCCGCAATTGCCACGTGCACCTGTTGATCAGTTATTCCTAGCGATTTCTCATCGATTAAAATTTAGCCTTCGTGTTAGCCAGACGATGGTTGCTCTAACTACATCGACTACAGCACTTCTAATTGGAGGACCTGTTGGCATTGGGACAGCTCTAGGGGTAGCTTTTGCTGGTCCCATTATTCAGTATTGTTATGTAAGAGGATATCCACTGTATTTTCAGTATCATCCCCATTATCAAGAGCGTTTTGAACTCTCAATGTAA